In a single window of the Lagenorhynchus albirostris chromosome 19, mLagAlb1.1, whole genome shotgun sequence genome:
- the NKG7 gene encoding protein NKG7 isoform X2, with the protein MEPCRSLALLTSSLGLLSLLVALSTNFWFVAEGPSSSSHSGLWPRGDQGSVEGYIRVTQSFCVLAVLWGLISVSFLVMSCIPSLSAAGRGPIVSTFIAFAAALSLLVAMVVYTIERWKQPGHPQIDSFFSWSFYLGWVSTVLFLCAGDCCPGEFQGWIGAQLGALREQGRSQGVTSLCQPRWPESGSSLQGPPAWL; encoded by the exons ATGGAGCCCTGCCGGTCCCTGGCCCTGCTCACTAGCTCCCTGGGCCTGTTGTCTCTCTTGGTGGCTCTGAGCACGAATTTCTGGTTTGTGGCCGAGGGGCCCAGCTCCTCGTCTCACTCGGGCCTCTGGCCAAGGGGAGATCAGGGCTCAGTAGAAG GCTATATCCGCGTGACACAGAGCTTCTGCGTTCTGGCTGTCCTGTGGGGCCTGATCTCTGTGAGCTTTCTGGTCATGTCCTGCATCCCTTCACTGTCTGCCGCTGGACGCGGCCCCATTGTCTCGACCTTCATAGCCTTTGCCGCAG ccctctccctgctaGTGGCCATGGTGGTCTACACTATCGAGCGGTGGAAGCAGCCTGGACACCCCCAGATCGACTCCTTCTTCTCCTGGTCCTTCTACCTGGGCTGGGTTTCAACTGTCCTCTTTCTCTGTGCAGGTGACTGCTGCCCTGGGGAGTTCCAGGGGTGGATAGGGGCCCAGCTGGGGGCTCTGAGGGAGCAGGGCAGGAGCCAGGGTGTAACTTCTCTCTGCCAACCCAGGTGGCCTGAGTCTGGGAGCTCACTACAGGGCCCACCGGCCTGGCTATGA
- the NKG7 gene encoding protein NKG7 isoform X1: protein MEPCRSLALLTSSLGLLSLLVALSTNFWFVAEGPSSSSHSGLWPRGDQGSVEGYIRVTQSFCVLAVLWGLISVSFLVMSCIPSLSAAGRGPIVSTFIAFAAGKDSGLRLGRWDLVSFRGGAEPSFLSPSPALSLLVAMVVYTIERWKQPGHPQIDSFFSWSFYLGWVSTVLFLCAGDCCPGEFQGWIGAQLGALREQGRSQGVTSLCQPRWPESGSSLQGPPAWL from the exons ATGGAGCCCTGCCGGTCCCTGGCCCTGCTCACTAGCTCCCTGGGCCTGTTGTCTCTCTTGGTGGCTCTGAGCACGAATTTCTGGTTTGTGGCCGAGGGGCCCAGCTCCTCGTCTCACTCGGGCCTCTGGCCAAGGGGAGATCAGGGCTCAGTAGAAG GCTATATCCGCGTGACACAGAGCTTCTGCGTTCTGGCTGTCCTGTGGGGCCTGATCTCTGTGAGCTTTCTGGTCATGTCCTGCATCCCTTCACTGTCTGCCGCTGGACGCGGCCCCATTGTCTCGACCTTCATAGCCTTTGCCGCAGGTAAGGACTCCGGGCTGCGCTTGGGGCGCTGGGACCTGGTGAGTTTTCGCGGAGGGGCTGAGCCATCCTTCTTGTCTCcatccccagccctctccctgctaGTGGCCATGGTGGTCTACACTATCGAGCGGTGGAAGCAGCCTGGACACCCCCAGATCGACTCCTTCTTCTCCTGGTCCTTCTACCTGGGCTGGGTTTCAACTGTCCTCTTTCTCTGTGCAGGTGACTGCTGCCCTGGGGAGTTCCAGGGGTGGATAGGGGCCCAGCTGGGGGCTCTGAGGGAGCAGGGCAGGAGCCAGGGTGTAACTTCTCTCTGCCAACCCAGGTGGCCTGAGTCTGGGAGCTCACTACAGGGCCCACCGGCCTGGCTATGA
- the NKG7 gene encoding protein NKG7 isoform X3, with protein MEPCRSLALLTSSLGLLSLLVALSTNFWFVAEGPSSSSHSGLWPRGDQGSVEGYIRVTQSFCVLAVLWGLISVSFLVMSCIPSLSAAGRGPIVSTFIAFAAALSLLVAMVVYTIERWKQPGHPQIDSFFSWSFYLGWVSTVLFLCAGGLSLGAHYRAHRPGYEAM; from the exons ATGGAGCCCTGCCGGTCCCTGGCCCTGCTCACTAGCTCCCTGGGCCTGTTGTCTCTCTTGGTGGCTCTGAGCACGAATTTCTGGTTTGTGGCCGAGGGGCCCAGCTCCTCGTCTCACTCGGGCCTCTGGCCAAGGGGAGATCAGGGCTCAGTAGAAG GCTATATCCGCGTGACACAGAGCTTCTGCGTTCTGGCTGTCCTGTGGGGCCTGATCTCTGTGAGCTTTCTGGTCATGTCCTGCATCCCTTCACTGTCTGCCGCTGGACGCGGCCCCATTGTCTCGACCTTCATAGCCTTTGCCGCAG ccctctccctgctaGTGGCCATGGTGGTCTACACTATCGAGCGGTGGAAGCAGCCTGGACACCCCCAGATCGACTCCTTCTTCTCCTGGTCCTTCTACCTGGGCTGGGTTTCAACTGTCCTCTTTCTCTGTGCAG GTGGCCTGAGTCTGGGAGCTCACTACAGGGCCCACCGGCCTGGCTATGAGGCCATGTGA
- the CLDND2 gene encoding claudin domain-containing protein 2 — MGVKWSLQSGGTLLGFLANILTILSMATNYWIRYSGGHSGLWQECSGGTCSNISCQTMLAVTGACMVLAAGCSIVGLVMGLPILCQEGDSRGRTTSAIFFLCGLLQLIAMTGYAVKNAGKNDVFFSWSCFSGWLALPFSVLAGFCFLLADMIMQSTDAISGFPVCL, encoded by the exons ATGGGGGTGAAGTGGAGCCTTCAAAGTGGGGGCACCTTGCTGGGCTTCTTGGCCAACATCCTCACCATTCTGTCCATGGCCACCAACTACTGGATCCGCTACTCTGGGGGCCACAGTGGCCTGTGGCAGGAGTGCAGCGGGGGCACCTGCTCCAACATCTCCTGCCAGA CCATGCTGGCGGTGACCGGGGCGTGCATGGTGCTGGCGGCGGGCTGCAGCATCGTGGGCTTGGTGATGGGGCTGCCGATTCTGTGCCAGGAGGGCGACTCGCGGGGCCGGACCACAAGTGCCATCTTCTTCCTCTGCG GCCTGCTGCAGCTGATCGCCATGACAGGCTACGCAGTGAAGAATGCAGGGAAAAACGACGTCTTCTTCTCCTGGTCCTGTTTTTCGGGGTGGCTGGCTTTACCCTTCTCTGTTCTCGCGG GCTTCTGCTTTCTGCTGGCGGACATGATCATGCAGAGCACGGATGCCATCAGTGGATTCCCCGTGTGCTTATGA
- the ETFB gene encoding electron transfer flavoprotein subunit beta isoform X3 translates to MAELRALVAVKRVIDFAVKIRVKSDGTGVVTDGVKHSMNPFCEIAVEEAVRLKEKKLVKEVIAVSCGPTQCQETIRTALAMGADRGIHVEVPAAEVDRLGPLQVARVLAKLAEKEKVDLVLLGKQAIDDDCNQTGQMTAGFLDWPQGTFASQVALEGDKVKVEREVDGGLETLRLKLPAVVTADLRLNEPRYATLPNIMKAKKKKIEVIKAGDLGVDLTSKLSVISVEDPPQRTAGVKVETTEDLVAKLKEIGRI, encoded by the exons ATGGCGGAGCTGCGCGCGCTTGTGGCTGTCAAGAGGGTCATCGACTTCGCCGTGAAG ATACGGGTGAAGTCCGACGGGACGGGTGTGGTCACGGATGGCGTGAAGCACTCCATGAACCCCTTCTGCGAGATCGCCGTGGAGGAGGCCGTACGGCTCAAGGAGAAGAAGCTGGTGAAGGAAGTCATTGCCGTCAGCTGCGGGCCTACCCAGTGCCAG GAGACCATCCGCACCGCTCTGGCCATGGGCGCAGACCGAGGCATCCACGTGGAGGTGCCGGCTGCCGAGGTGGATCGCCTGGGTCCCCTGCAGGTGGCCCGGGTCCTGGCCAAGCTGGCAGAGAAGGAGAAGGTGGACCTGGTGCTGCTGGGCAAGCAG GCCATCGATGATGATTGTAACCAGACAGGGCAGATGACAGCCGGATTTCTGGACTGGCCACAG GGCACATTTGCCTCCCAGGTGGCGCTGGAAGGGGACAAGGTGAAGGTGGAGCGGGAGGTCGATGGGGGCCTGGAGACCCTGCGCCTGAAGCTGCCTGCCGTGGTGACCGCTGACCTGCGGCTCAACGAGCCCCGCTACGCCACGTTACCCAACATCATG AAAGCCAAGAAGAAGAAGATCGAAGTGATCAAGGCTGGGGACCTGGGCGTGGACCTGACCTCCAAGCTCTCCGTGATTAGCGTGGAAGACCCACCCCAGCGCACAGCCGGTGTCAAGGTGGAGACCACAGAGGACCTGGTGGCCAAGCTGAAGGAGATTGGGCGCATTTGA
- the ETFB gene encoding electron transfer flavoprotein subunit beta isoform X1, with translation MAELRALVAVKRVIDFAVKIRVKSDGTGVVTDGVKHSMNPFCEIAVEEAVRLKEKKLVKEVIAVSCGPTQCQETIRTALAMGADRGIHVEVPAAEVDRLGPLQVARVLAKLAEKEKVDLVLLGKQAIDDDCNQTGQMTAGFLDWPQGTFASQVALEGDKVKVEREVDGGLETLRLKLPAVVTADLRLNEPRYATLPNIMPTGRVQLVILAKSLLSYYCEKNDFASPFQPAKDFPRRLTKESQEEEDRSDQGWGPGRGPDLQALRD, from the exons ATGGCGGAGCTGCGCGCGCTTGTGGCTGTCAAGAGGGTCATCGACTTCGCCGTGAAG ATACGGGTGAAGTCCGACGGGACGGGTGTGGTCACGGATGGCGTGAAGCACTCCATGAACCCCTTCTGCGAGATCGCCGTGGAGGAGGCCGTACGGCTCAAGGAGAAGAAGCTGGTGAAGGAAGTCATTGCCGTCAGCTGCGGGCCTACCCAGTGCCAG GAGACCATCCGCACCGCTCTGGCCATGGGCGCAGACCGAGGCATCCACGTGGAGGTGCCGGCTGCCGAGGTGGATCGCCTGGGTCCCCTGCAGGTGGCCCGGGTCCTGGCCAAGCTGGCAGAGAAGGAGAAGGTGGACCTGGTGCTGCTGGGCAAGCAG GCCATCGATGATGATTGTAACCAGACAGGGCAGATGACAGCCGGATTTCTGGACTGGCCACAG GGCACATTTGCCTCCCAGGTGGCGCTGGAAGGGGACAAGGTGAAGGTGGAGCGGGAGGTCGATGGGGGCCTGGAGACCCTGCGCCTGAAGCTGCCTGCCGTGGTGACCGCTGACCTGCGGCTCAACGAGCCCCGCTACGCCACGTTACCCAACATCATG CCAACAGGGAGAGTACAATTGGTCATCTTGGCCAAAAGTCTATTGAGTTATTATTGCGAGAAGAATGACTTTGCCAGTCCGTTCCAGCCAGCGAAGGACTTCCCACGGCGGTTGACTAAAG AAAGCCAAGAAGAAGAAGATCGAAGTGATCAAGGCTGGGGACCTGGGCGTGGACCTGACCTCCAAGCTCTCCGTGATTAG
- the ETFB gene encoding electron transfer flavoprotein subunit beta isoform X2 codes for MAELRALVAVKRVIDFAVKIRVKSDGTGVVTDGVKHSMNPFCEIAVEEAVRLKEKKLVKEVIAVSCGPTQCQETIRTALAMGADRGIHVEVPAAEVDRLGPLQVARVLAKLAEKEKVDLVLLGKQAIDDDCNQTGQMTAGFLDWPQGTFASQVALEGDKVKVEREVDGGLETLRLKLPAVVTADLRLNEPRYATLPNIMPKWRVRCVISTDRGRSVCHSIQQGGFIESSQPVESQEEEDRSDQGWGPGRGPDLQALRD; via the exons ATGGCGGAGCTGCGCGCGCTTGTGGCTGTCAAGAGGGTCATCGACTTCGCCGTGAAG ATACGGGTGAAGTCCGACGGGACGGGTGTGGTCACGGATGGCGTGAAGCACTCCATGAACCCCTTCTGCGAGATCGCCGTGGAGGAGGCCGTACGGCTCAAGGAGAAGAAGCTGGTGAAGGAAGTCATTGCCGTCAGCTGCGGGCCTACCCAGTGCCAG GAGACCATCCGCACCGCTCTGGCCATGGGCGCAGACCGAGGCATCCACGTGGAGGTGCCGGCTGCCGAGGTGGATCGCCTGGGTCCCCTGCAGGTGGCCCGGGTCCTGGCCAAGCTGGCAGAGAAGGAGAAGGTGGACCTGGTGCTGCTGGGCAAGCAG GCCATCGATGATGATTGTAACCAGACAGGGCAGATGACAGCCGGATTTCTGGACTGGCCACAG GGCACATTTGCCTCCCAGGTGGCGCTGGAAGGGGACAAGGTGAAGGTGGAGCGGGAGGTCGATGGGGGCCTGGAGACCCTGCGCCTGAAGCTGCCTGCCGTGGTGACCGCTGACCTGCGGCTCAACGAGCCCCGCTACGCCACGTTACCCAACATCATG CCAAAATGGAGAGTTCGGTGTGTCATCTCAACTGACAGGGGGCGTTCAGTATGTCATTCCATCCAACAAGGAGGGTTCATTGAGTCGTCTCAGCCAGTAG AAAGCCAAGAAGAAGAAGATCGAAGTGATCAAGGCTGGGGACCTGGGCGTGGACCTGACCTCCAAGCTCTCCGTGATTAG